The stretch of DNA AGCCATATTTGTGGCCGTCGAGATACCCTTTTCGATGTAGCGCAAAAAGCGATGGACCTTGATTTTGATGGCATCATGACGGAGGTACACCCAACACCTGATGCTGCATGGAGTGATGCTGCACAGCAAATTACACCTGTTCAATTCAAAGAACTTACCGGCAGATTGGTTCAGCGAGATACTTCAACAGATGATGTAGAGTTTTGGGAACACATGGACCACTTGCGTCATGAAATTGATGAAATCGATGAGGAAATCATGAACTTGATGGGCAAAAGGATGCAATTGGCTGATAGTATTGGCCATTACAAAAAACGCAATAATATCGCTGTTTTACAGCCTGATCGTTGGAATGAAATCCTGGATCGTGCCATTGCAAAGGGCAAACCTCAAGGATTAAGCAGTGCTTTTATCGAATCCTTGCTAAAAGCAGTTCACGAGGAGTCTATCAATCATCAGGTAGCTATCATGGACGGCAAAAAAGCAGAAGCATAGGATAAGGAAAATTTAGGATAACCCCAGCTGTTGCAGGTGTTTTTCACCTGCAACAGCTGGTGAAAAACACCTGCAACAGCTGGGTGGAAAACGCATAGGCATATGGAATACCAAAACCTTCAGGTCGTCTTAGAAGATGGCATTTTCCTGCTGACCATCAACCGCGAAAAGGCTTTAAATGCCTTAAACGGGCAGACGATGCAGGAATTAGCTTATTTTTTTGGCACCTTTTTGCCAGAGCAAACAGGTGTTAAAGGTGTAGTGCTCACGGGGGCAGGTGATAAAGCTTTTGTCGCCGGGGCTGATATCAAGGAGTTTTTGGCATTGGATAAGACCAGTGGAGAAGCCTTGGGGCAAAGGGGCCATGACACCTTTTTTCTCATCGAACGTGCTAAGGTTCCGGTGGTGGCGGCAGTGAATGGATTTGCTTTGGGAGGGGGCTGCGAATTGGCTATGGCCTGTCATATGCGGATAGCTGGAGAAAATGCCCGCTTTGGACAGCCAGAGGTGAACCTCGGCATTATTCCTGGTTATGGCGGTACGCAACGCCTTATACAATATATCGGCAAAGGCAAGGCAATCGAACTTATGATGACTGCCGATATGTTGACCGCCAGCGAAGCCTATCGCTTGGGTTTGGTTAACCATGTAGTCCCTCCAGGCGAAGAAGTTGCTAAGGCCAAAGCATTAATTCAAAAAATTGCGACCAAAGGGCCTATTGCCATTGCTAAAGTTATCGAAGCCGTCAATGCCTATTTTCAATACAATGAAGATGGTTTTGCCTGCGAAGTAAAGGCATTTGGCGAAGCTACCAATACGGAAGATTTCAAAGAAGGGGCGTCAGCATTTATTGAAAAAAGGAAAGCTGATTTTAAAGGGAAATAGGTTTTTTCCATCTTAACGGAAGAAAATCAAATCCACCACCACCTCCTTTTTATCCCTGCTAATGGGAATCTTGTGATCTTCAATAACCAGTCGATTGCCCTCTAAGGCTTCCACTTTGTCTTTGGCTACGATATAGGATTTATGCACGCGAAGAAATTGATGGGAGGGGAGCAGCTCTTCCAGGTTTCCAAGGCGTTCGTAGGTGACTAGGCGGGCATTGCGGCAAACAATACGAATATATTCTTTGAGTCCTTCTACAAATAGAATGTCATCGAATCGGACCTTGGTGAGGTTGCCATCCACCTTAATGGTGAAAAAATCCTGGCTAGCTTCGGGAATGATCAGGGCGGGGGCGGAGAACTGCTCACTTCGGAGGAGCAATTGCTCTTTGGCCTTATTTACAGCTTGCAGAAAACGTTCGAAGGAAAATGGTTTGAGGAGATAGTCAGTAGCATTGAGGTCAAAGGCTTCGATGGCGTAGTCGCTATAGGCTGTCGTGAAGATCGTGACTGGAGGATGTTTAAGGCTTTTCAGGAGGTTGGTGCCGCTAAGGGTCGGCATTTGAATATCTAGAAAAAGGAGATCTACCTTGTGTTGGTGTAATGTATCCAGGGCTTCTAATGGCGATTTTATTTTCCCAATAACGTGGAGCTCAGGCAATTTACTGGCAAATTCAGCCATCAGGTTGAGGGCGAGGTATTCGTCATCTACGAGTAGGGTGTTAATGGTATTTATCATGACGTTATAATGCTATAGTAAGATCAACGGAAAAAGTCGCCCTTTGGTTTTCTATGGTCATTTGGTGCTGGTTAGGGTATTTCAGCGCAAGTCTTTTCTGGATGTTTTTTAAACCTACCCCTCCTGTTTTATCCTTTTGTTGATTATGATCGTTTTTCGAATTGTGGGTACTGAAATGCAACTCATTTCCTTCCAGCTGTACTTTTAGTTCAACAAAAGCATGGGGGTTGGAGTCGAAGTCGCAATGTTTAAAGCAATTTTCCACCAAGGGAATGAGGATCATGGGTTCAATCTGTAAATGCTCGGGAATATCCGTTGATTGGAGGGATATTGATAAAGGCGTTTCTTGTTTCATCTGAAACAGTTCGATAAACCGAACAATTTGGGCTACCTCCTTTTTTAGGGCGACCTTTTCTTCCTGGCTATCATAAATAACATAACGAAGTAGTTCCGATAATTGCAGGACCATTGGCGCTGTTTTATCCGATTTTACGACTGCGAGGGCATAAATGTTGTTCAATGTATTAAATAAAAAGTGTGGATTGATTTGTGCCCTCAGAAACTGAAGCTGGGCTTCCTGGTGTTCATTGGTTGCCAGCAATGCCTTTTTTTCTTCCTCGTTCCGATGAATTAACAATTGGAAAATAGTGCTAATAAAGAAAACCCCCAGATTAGAAATAAGGGCGGCTGCCCCTATGAATCGTTGATTCGTTTCAGGCAAAAAATCTAACTTATAATCAATGAAGATGAGGTTGACCTTGGTTCGAACGATGGTAATAAAAATAAAAAGCAGGAGTCCCCAAATCAGATAAGAACCATAAGATTTAGGGATAAAGTATTTTTTGACCAAGAATAGGTTTCCGTAGAATAAAACGATAATCGGAAGGATATTCCCTATTCCCCTTAATAAGCTAAAATGGAGGGGAATAAAACGATTAAAAACAAGGGTATAACCAAGAATCAGGAGAAGCCAAATACTAATTTGCAGACCTAGCTGCAGCTGAAATTTGTTGCGTGAAAAATCCATTGGATGATTAGTCATGAATAAAGATAAATAGTCTGTCTAGCAAAGTAGGATTTTTTGCACTATTCAACCAAAAGCATTCAACTAAAGGAGCGATTTATTCAACGAATGGTATACTAGTTCCGGCAGCACTAGTCTGTTTCTGTATGTTGTCCTCTTAAGCGGCGCATAGCATACTGTACGGCCACCATCACCAAAAGTCCAATAAGATAAGACGTAATAAACATCAGCCATTCGTAGTTGTCTTTGGTCATGGCATCGCGCCGGGCGGTCAATCCCCAGAGGTTAACCAGTCCTCGTTTGACAAAAAATTTAGAGACCAGATTGGAAGCAACCAACCCAGCCAGATAACCAACTGACAAATTCAGGATTTCCTGGCTTAGAAAATTAGACGCTTTTTTCATAGCTATCACCGGATTTGGTGCAATGTAATAATTAATAACATGGGTTGGTTTTACAGGGCTACATTTTCTTCTGATAACGTAACGATCTGGTAGGGATGAGCCCAAGGCCATTAGCTTCGATTAATATTTCCAGGAGTGCTTTGATGATATGTAAGTCGGGAAGTCGTAAGTCGGGGGCGGAAAGCAGCAATAGACCAAGCAAATACCAAGCCAATTCCAATCCCATCGGGATTCAATGTTGGTAGAGCAAGCATGAAGGTGAGAAGTCGGTAAGTCGGTAAGTCGTAAGTCGGGGGCGGAAAGCAGCAATAGACCAAGCAAACCCCAAGCCAATTCCAATCCCATCAGGATTCAATATTGGTAGAGCAAGCATGAAGGTGAGAAATCGGCAAGTCGTAAGTCGGGGGCGGAAAGTAGCAATAGACCAAGCAAACACCAAGCCAATTCCAATCCCATCGGGATTCAATATTGGTAGAGCAAGCATGAAGGTGAGAAATCGTAAGT from Saprospiraceae bacterium encodes:
- a CDS encoding enoyl-CoA hydratase-related protein, whose translation is MEYQNLQVVLEDGIFLLTINREKALNALNGQTMQELAYFFGTFLPEQTGVKGVVLTGAGDKAFVAGADIKEFLALDKTSGEALGQRGHDTFFLIERAKVPVVAAVNGFALGGGCELAMACHMRIAGENARFGQPEVNLGIIPGYGGTQRLIQYIGKGKAIELMMTADMLTASEAYRLGLVNHVVPPGEEVAKAKALIQKIATKGPIAIAKVIEAVNAYFQYNEDGFACEVKAFGEATNTEDFKEGASAFIEKRKADFKGK
- a CDS encoding sensor histidine kinase: MTNHPMDFSRNKFQLQLGLQISIWLLLILGYTLVFNRFIPLHFSLLRGIGNILPIIVLFYGNLFLVKKYFIPKSYGSYLIWGLLLFIFITIVRTKVNLIFIDYKLDFLPETNQRFIGAAALISNLGVFFISTIFQLLIHRNEEEKKALLATNEHQEAQLQFLRAQINPHFLFNTLNNIYALAVVKSDKTAPMVLQLSELLRYVIYDSQEEKVALKKEVAQIVRFIELFQMKQETPLSISLQSTDIPEHLQIEPMILIPLVENCFKHCDFDSNPHAFVELKVQLEGNELHFSTHNSKNDHNQQKDKTGGVGLKNIQKRLALKYPNQHQMTIENQRATFSVDLTIAL
- a CDS encoding LytTR family DNA-binding domain-containing protein, encoding MINTINTLLVDDEYLALNLMAEFASKLPELHVIGKIKSPLEALDTLHQHKVDLLFLDIQMPTLSGTNLLKSLKHPPVTIFTTAYSDYAIEAFDLNATDYLLKPFSFERFLQAVNKAKEQLLLRSEQFSAPALIIPEASQDFFTIKVDGNLTKVRFDDILFVEGLKEYIRIVCRNARLVTYERLGNLEELLPSHQFLRVHKSYIVAKDKVEALEGNRLVIEDHKIPISRDKKEVVVDLIFFR